Proteins from one Cryptomeria japonica chromosome 4, Sugi_1.0, whole genome shotgun sequence genomic window:
- the LOC131078667 gene encoding VQ motif-containing protein 25-like, protein MEGKRGQSGRLSTCKSSHVISKSNSSVQKITPVIRIVHICPPTMVNTDPANFRAIVQELTGKHSSCSSKKFTQKKLNRTLSPQIPDLSKKMLRVDHSDHEALTDDEEENLLSMGLFCTEEQPNSPLPQIKMENDRTNFCGGFGGFGEIDVFTALLGSIAMLPEFPTITPPAIDQIDLFRGIFMTS, encoded by the coding sequence ATGGAGGGTAAAAGAGGTCAATCAGGACGTTTGAGCACATGCAAGTCCTCTCACGTAATATCGAAATCCAACTCTTCTGTACAGAAGATCACTCCAGTTATACGAATTGTGCATATTTGTCCACCAACGATGGTGAATACTGATCCAGCTAACTTCCGCGCCATTGTCCAAGAGCTTACTGGAAAGCATTCTTCTTGCTCATCCAAAAAGTTTACACAAAAGAAGCTCAACCGTACGCTTAGCCCTCAGATCCCTGATTTGTCGAAGAAAATGCTGAGAGTTGATCATTCTGATCATGAGGCACTGACTGATGACGAGGAGGAGAATTTGTTGTCAATGGGATTATTTTGCACCGAAGAGCAACCAAACTCTCCTCTACCACAAATCAAGATGGAGAATGACCGAACGAATTTTTGTGGGGGCTTCGGTGGGTTTGGAGAGATAGATGTATTCACTGCTCTTCTGGGTTCCATTGCAATGTTACCTGAGTTCCCTACAATTACTCCTCCTGCAATCGATCAGATTGATCTCTTCAGGGGAATTTTTATGACTTCTTAG